In Brachypodium distachyon strain Bd21 chromosome 2, Brachypodium_distachyon_v3.0, whole genome shotgun sequence, one genomic interval encodes:
- the LOC100831334 gene encoding transcription factor TCP24, with the protein MMSGNQQQQSSSAVASAASEQEQQQQQAELARKHAAAVATSRQWSAQTESRIVRVSRVFGGKDRHSKVKTVKGLRDRRVRLSVPTAIQLYDLQDRLGLNQPSKVVDWLLNAARHEIDKLPPLQFPPHHGQQLNGADLMEHHMASASMLPLMPHDFASALAADHGGKGHAHDDVADMGRFAAAGYHRFMGSNSSPLGLVNGGMPYNFTGESWNNNSTGGAHENCQGSPHGGQVSIAAAHHSAFPSLLSLAPRSHQLVYYASEAAEQFPVDNNLGSQGLSLSSARAFHDHDHAAGS; encoded by the coding sequence ATGATGAGCGgcaaccagcagcagcaatcgtcgtcggcggtggCGTCGGCCGCgtcggagcaggagcagcagcagcagcaggcggagCTCGCCCGCAagcacgcggcggcggtggcgacgtcGCGGCAATGGTCGGCGCAGACGGAGTCGCGGATCGTGCGCGTGTCCCGGGTCTTCGGGGGCAAGGACCGGCACAGCAAGGTGAAGACTGTGAAGGGGCTCCGCGACAGGCGCGTGCGGCTGTCCGTGCCCACGGCCATCCAGCTCTACGACCTGCAGGACCGCCTGGGCCTCAACCAGCCCAGCAAGGTCGTCGACTGGCTCCTCAACGCTGCCCGCCACGAGATCGACAAGCTCCCCCCGCTCCAGTTCCCGCCCCACCACGGCCAGCAGCTCAACGGCGCCGACCTCATGGAGCACCACATGGCCTCTGCCTCCATGCTGCCTCTCATGCCGCACGACTTCGCGTCCGCGCTCGCCGCTGATCATGGCGGCAAGGGACACGCCCACGACGACGTGGCCGACATGGGGCGCTTTGCCGCCGCTGGGTACCACCGGTTCATGGGGAGCAACTCGTCGCCGCTGGGACTGGTCAACGGCGGGATGCCGTACAACTTCACCGGTGAGTCATGGAATAATAACAGCACTGGTGGTGCACACGAGAACTGCCAAGGGTCGCCCCATGGAGGCCAGGTCTCCATCGCGGCAGCCCACCACTCGGCGTTCCCGTCGTTGCTCTCCTTGGCTCCGAGGTCGCACCAACTCGTCTACTACGCGTCGGAGGCCGCCGAGCAGTTCCCGGTTGATAATAACCTGGGCTCGCAAGGCTTGTCCTTGAGCTCCGCGAGGGCTTTCCATGACCATGATCACGCAGCtggaagctag